One genomic segment of Hordeum vulgare subsp. vulgare chromosome 2H, MorexV3_pseudomolecules_assembly, whole genome shotgun sequence includes these proteins:
- the LOC123425970 gene encoding ATP-dependent DNA helicase MER3 homolog, with protein sequence LGYAPAKNDFLFKRRLQSFIFDILMQHSRGKSALVFCSTRKGAQEASQCLSQTAGSLGYSNPFMKSMQQYEHLREASLTCSDKQLRSCIVHGGHVESCSLEHDLPNFATDYSVFVFLSGHSC encoded by the exons TTAGGTTATGCTCCAGCGAAAAATGACTTCCTCTTCAAGAGA AGGCTACAAAGTTTCATTTTCG ATATACTGATGCAACACTCAAGAGGGAAGTCTGCACTTGTTTTCTGTTCTACAAGAAAAGGTGCACAAGAAGCATCACAGTGCCTCTCACAAACTGCAGGGTCTCTTGGCTATTCAAATCCATTCATGAAATCTATGCAGCAGtatgaacatctacgagaggcTTCCTTAACCTGTAGTGACAAGCAGCTGCGGTCTTGTATCGTACATGGAGGTCATGTTGAATCTTGTTCTCTGGAACATGACCTTCCTAATTTTGCTACCGATTACAGTGTTTTTGTCTTCTTATCTGGACACTCATGTTAG